The following are encoded in a window of Carettochelys insculpta isolate YL-2023 chromosome 30, ASM3395843v1, whole genome shotgun sequence genomic DNA:
- the PRPF3 gene encoding U4/U6 small nuclear ribonucleoprotein Prp3 isoform X1 gives MSLSKRELDELKPWIEKTVKRVLGFSEPTVVTAALNCVGKGMDKKKAADHLKPFLDDSTLRFVDKLFEAVEEGRSSRHSKSNSDRNRKRELKDVFGDDSEISKESSGMKKRRIPRFEEVEEEPEVIPGPPSESPGMLTKLQIKQMMEAATRQIEERKKQLSFISPPAPQPKTQSSSQQDRLPIGNTIQPSQAATFMNDAIEKARKAAELQARIQAQLALKPGLIGNANMVGLANLHAMGIAPPKVELKDQTKPTPLILDEQGRTVDATGKEIELTHRMPTLKANIRAVKREQFKQQLKEKPSEDMESNTYFDPRVSIASSQRQKRTFKFHEKGKFEKIAQRLRTKAQLEKLQAEISQAARKTGIHTSTRLALITPKKELKEGEIPEIEWWDSYIIPNGFDPTAGASSKRDDYFGITNLVEHPAQLNPPVDSDTPVTLGVYLTKKEQKKLRRQTRREAQKELQEKVRLGLMPPPEPKGRISNLMRVLGTEAVQDPTKVEAHVRAQMAKRQKAHEEANAARKLTAEQRKAKKVKKLKEDISQGVHIAVYRVRNLGNPAKKFKIEANAGQLYLTGVVVLHKDVNVVVVEGGPKAQKKFKRLMLHRIKWDEQTSNTKGDEDDESDEESVKKTNKCSLVWEGTAKDRSFGEMKFKQCPTENMAREHFKKHGAEHYWDLALSESVLESTD, from the exons ATGTCACTCTCTAAACGAGAATTGGATGAGTTGAAGCCATGGATCGAGAAGACAGTCAAGCGGGTGTTGGGTTTCTCAGAACCCACTGTGGTCACTGCGGCATTGAACTGTGTTGGGAAGGGAATGGACAAAAAGAAAGCAGCTG ACCATTTAAAGCCTTTTCTTGATGATTCCACTCTGCGGTTCGTCGACAAACTCTTTGAAGCTGTAGAGGAAGGACGAAGCTCCAGGCACTCAAAATCCAACAGTGATCGCAACCGAAAGAGAGAATTGAAG GATGTATTTGGTGATGACTCTGAGATCTCCAAGGAGTCTTCTGGCATGAAAAAGCGACGTATTCCGCGTTTTGAGGAAGTAGAGGAGGAACCGGAGGTGATTCCGGGCCCACCTTCAGAGAGTCCTGGAATGCTGACCAAGCTACAG ATTAAACAGATGATGGAGGCAGCAACGCGTCAGATTGAGGAGAGGAAAAAGCAGCTGAGTTTCATcagtcctcctgcaccccag CCAAAAACTCAGTCTTCATCCCAGCAAGATCGTCTCCCCATCGGCAATACCATCCAGCCCTCACAAGCAGCCACATTCATGAATGATGCTATTGAGAAGGCTAGGAAGGCTGCTGAGCTGCAAGCCCGAATCCAGGCTCAGCTGGCTTTGAAACCAGGGCTCATTGGCAATGCCAACATGGTGGGGTTGGCGAACCTGCATGCAATGGGAATTGCACCTCC GAAAGTAGAGCTGAAGGACCAGACAAAGCCTACCCCATTGATCCTGGATGAACAAGGCCGAACTGTTGATGCAACTGGTAAAGAGATAGAGTTGACTCATCGTATGCCAACCTTAAAAGCCAACATCCGGGCTGTGAAGAGGGAGCAGTTTAAACAGCAACTCAAAGAGAAACCATCTGAAGACATGGAATCCAACACTTACTTTGATCCCCGGGTCTCCATAGCCTCTTCCCAACGTCAGAAACGCACCTTTAAGTTCCATGAAAAGGgcaaatttgaaaaaattgcACAGCGGTTACGAACAAAG GCTCAACTAGAAAAGCTGCAGGCAGAGATCTCCCAAGCTGCGAGAAAGACTGGGATCCACACCTCTACCAGACTAGCTCTTATAACTCCCAAAAAGGAGCTGAAAGAAGGAGAGATCCCTGAGATAGAGTGGTGGGATTCATATATCATCCCTAATGGCTTTGACCC AACAGCCGGAGCCTCCTCTAAAAGAGATGACTACTTTGGGATCACAAACCTTGTGGAACACCCAGCACAGCTAAACCCACCAG TGGACAGTGACACACCAGTGACTCTGGGCGTTTATCTAACTAAAAAAGAGCAGAAGAAGTTACGACGTCAGACTCGGAGAGAAGCACAGAAGGAACTGCAGGAGAAAGTCAGACTGGGCCTAATGCCGCCTCCTGAACCAAAAGGCAG AATTTCTAACCTGATGCGAGTACTGGGAACAGAAGCTGTTCAGGACCCAACAAAAGTGGAAGCTCACGTTCGAGCACAGATGGCAAAGAGACAGAA AGCTCATGAAGAGGCAAATGCTGCAAGAAAACTAACAGCAGAacagagaaaagcaaagaaagTTAAAAAACTTAAAGAAGATATTTCACAGGGCGTGCATATAGCTGTGTACAG AGTCAGAAATCTGGGCAATCcagcaaaaaaattcaaaattgaaGCAAATGCTGGCCAGCTGTACTTAACAGGAGTGGTTGTTTTACACAAAGATGTCAATGTGGTGGTAGTAGAAGGAG GTCCAAAAGCACAGAAGAAATTCAAACGTCTCATGCTCCATCGAATCAAATGGGATGAACAGACATCAAACACAAAGGGGGATG AGGATGATGAATCTGATGAAGAGTCTGTTAAAAAGACAAACAAGTGCTCTCTGGTTTGGGAG GGTACAGCGAAGGATCGCAGCTTTGGTGAAATGAAATTTAAGCAGTGCCCCACTGAAAACATGGCACGggagcactttaaaaaacatGGAGCTGAGCACTACTGGGACTTGGCTCTGAGTGAGTCCGTGTTGGAATCCACAGACTGA
- the PRPF3 gene encoding U4/U6 small nuclear ribonucleoprotein Prp3 isoform X2 translates to MKKRRIPRFEEVEEEPEVIPGPPSESPGMLTKLQIKQMMEAATRQIEERKKQLSFISPPAPQPKTQSSSQQDRLPIGNTIQPSQAATFMNDAIEKARKAAELQARIQAQLALKPGLIGNANMVGLANLHAMGIAPPKVELKDQTKPTPLILDEQGRTVDATGKEIELTHRMPTLKANIRAVKREQFKQQLKEKPSEDMESNTYFDPRVSIASSQRQKRTFKFHEKGKFEKIAQRLRTKAQLEKLQAEISQAARKTGIHTSTRLALITPKKELKEGEIPEIEWWDSYIIPNGFDPTAGASSKRDDYFGITNLVEHPAQLNPPVDSDTPVTLGVYLTKKEQKKLRRQTRREAQKELQEKVRLGLMPPPEPKGRISNLMRVLGTEAVQDPTKVEAHVRAQMAKRQKAHEEANAARKLTAEQRKAKKVKKLKEDISQGVHIAVYRVRNLGNPAKKFKIEANAGQLYLTGVVVLHKDVNVVVVEGGPKAQKKFKRLMLHRIKWDEQTSNTKGDEDDESDEESVKKTNKCSLVWEGTAKDRSFGEMKFKQCPTENMAREHFKKHGAEHYWDLALSESVLESTD, encoded by the exons ATGAAAAAGCGACGTATTCCGCGTTTTGAGGAAGTAGAGGAGGAACCGGAGGTGATTCCGGGCCCACCTTCAGAGAGTCCTGGAATGCTGACCAAGCTACAG ATTAAACAGATGATGGAGGCAGCAACGCGTCAGATTGAGGAGAGGAAAAAGCAGCTGAGTTTCATcagtcctcctgcaccccag CCAAAAACTCAGTCTTCATCCCAGCAAGATCGTCTCCCCATCGGCAATACCATCCAGCCCTCACAAGCAGCCACATTCATGAATGATGCTATTGAGAAGGCTAGGAAGGCTGCTGAGCTGCAAGCCCGAATCCAGGCTCAGCTGGCTTTGAAACCAGGGCTCATTGGCAATGCCAACATGGTGGGGTTGGCGAACCTGCATGCAATGGGAATTGCACCTCC GAAAGTAGAGCTGAAGGACCAGACAAAGCCTACCCCATTGATCCTGGATGAACAAGGCCGAACTGTTGATGCAACTGGTAAAGAGATAGAGTTGACTCATCGTATGCCAACCTTAAAAGCCAACATCCGGGCTGTGAAGAGGGAGCAGTTTAAACAGCAACTCAAAGAGAAACCATCTGAAGACATGGAATCCAACACTTACTTTGATCCCCGGGTCTCCATAGCCTCTTCCCAACGTCAGAAACGCACCTTTAAGTTCCATGAAAAGGgcaaatttgaaaaaattgcACAGCGGTTACGAACAAAG GCTCAACTAGAAAAGCTGCAGGCAGAGATCTCCCAAGCTGCGAGAAAGACTGGGATCCACACCTCTACCAGACTAGCTCTTATAACTCCCAAAAAGGAGCTGAAAGAAGGAGAGATCCCTGAGATAGAGTGGTGGGATTCATATATCATCCCTAATGGCTTTGACCC AACAGCCGGAGCCTCCTCTAAAAGAGATGACTACTTTGGGATCACAAACCTTGTGGAACACCCAGCACAGCTAAACCCACCAG TGGACAGTGACACACCAGTGACTCTGGGCGTTTATCTAACTAAAAAAGAGCAGAAGAAGTTACGACGTCAGACTCGGAGAGAAGCACAGAAGGAACTGCAGGAGAAAGTCAGACTGGGCCTAATGCCGCCTCCTGAACCAAAAGGCAG AATTTCTAACCTGATGCGAGTACTGGGAACAGAAGCTGTTCAGGACCCAACAAAAGTGGAAGCTCACGTTCGAGCACAGATGGCAAAGAGACAGAA AGCTCATGAAGAGGCAAATGCTGCAAGAAAACTAACAGCAGAacagagaaaagcaaagaaagTTAAAAAACTTAAAGAAGATATTTCACAGGGCGTGCATATAGCTGTGTACAG AGTCAGAAATCTGGGCAATCcagcaaaaaaattcaaaattgaaGCAAATGCTGGCCAGCTGTACTTAACAGGAGTGGTTGTTTTACACAAAGATGTCAATGTGGTGGTAGTAGAAGGAG GTCCAAAAGCACAGAAGAAATTCAAACGTCTCATGCTCCATCGAATCAAATGGGATGAACAGACATCAAACACAAAGGGGGATG AGGATGATGAATCTGATGAAGAGTCTGTTAAAAAGACAAACAAGTGCTCTCTGGTTTGGGAG GGTACAGCGAAGGATCGCAGCTTTGGTGAAATGAAATTTAAGCAGTGCCCCACTGAAAACATGGCACGggagcactttaaaaaacatGGAGCTGAGCACTACTGGGACTTGGCTCTGAGTGAGTCCGTGTTGGAATCCACAGACTGA